The Streptomyces sp. NBC_01689 genome includes a window with the following:
- the lnt gene encoding apolipoprotein N-acyltransferase, protein MTRFGRWRDSPWRRAVLAALAGSLPVLAFPAPSWWWFAYVALVPWILLARTAPTGRRAAYDGWFGGLGFMLAVHHWLLPSLHVFTVLIAGLLGALWAPWGWLVRRFLGGVPSAGRVGAALVVLPSGWLGVELVRSWQGLGGPWGLLGSSQWQVTPALRLASVGGVWLLSFLVVAVNVAIAVLTAVRRSRVPVVATAVIGLVATAAATSAAWVWSPRPELDDRVRVAVVQPGVIGGAGTGAEKRFAREEALTRTLAGRRVDLVVWGESSVGVDLADRPDLADRIAALSRETGADILVNVDARRSDRPGIYKSSVLVGPSGPTGARYDKMRLVPFGEYVPARALLGWATSVGKAAGEDRRRGTGQVVMDAGHGLRVGPMICFETAFPDMSRHLAQDGAEVLLAQSSTSSFQHSWAPAQHASLAALRAAETGRPMVHATLTGVSAVYGPGGERLGSWIGTGASETAVYEVPLARGVTPYVRYGDWPVHGALLVLAAVCATEGVRALRLRRTAPAPLVPPARTVHESPVRPGR, encoded by the coding sequence ATGACGAGGTTCGGCCGATGGCGTGACTCCCCCTGGCGGCGTGCGGTCCTCGCCGCGCTCGCCGGCTCCCTGCCGGTCCTCGCCTTCCCGGCCCCGTCGTGGTGGTGGTTCGCCTACGTCGCCCTCGTACCCTGGATCCTGCTGGCCCGCACCGCCCCGACGGGCCGACGGGCCGCGTACGACGGCTGGTTCGGCGGCCTGGGATTCATGCTGGCCGTGCACCACTGGCTGTTGCCGAGCCTCCATGTCTTCACGGTCCTGATCGCGGGACTGCTCGGGGCGCTGTGGGCGCCCTGGGGCTGGCTGGTACGCCGGTTCCTCGGCGGGGTGCCCTCGGCGGGGCGGGTCGGGGCCGCGCTCGTGGTGCTGCCGTCGGGCTGGCTAGGCGTCGAACTCGTCCGGTCCTGGCAGGGGCTGGGCGGGCCCTGGGGTCTGCTCGGGTCGAGTCAGTGGCAGGTGACGCCCGCGCTGCGGCTCGCGTCGGTCGGCGGGGTGTGGCTGCTGAGCTTCCTGGTGGTCGCCGTGAACGTCGCGATCGCGGTCCTGACGGCCGTGCGCCGGTCGCGGGTGCCCGTCGTCGCCACCGCCGTCATCGGGCTCGTCGCCACCGCCGCCGCCACCTCGGCGGCCTGGGTGTGGTCCCCGCGCCCGGAGCTCGACGACCGGGTGCGCGTCGCCGTCGTACAGCCCGGCGTCATCGGCGGCGCGGGCACCGGCGCGGAGAAGCGCTTCGCGCGCGAGGAGGCCCTCACCCGCACGCTCGCCGGGCGCCGGGTCGACCTCGTGGTCTGGGGCGAGAGCAGCGTCGGCGTCGACCTGGCCGACCGGCCCGATCTGGCGGACCGGATCGCGGCACTGTCCCGCGAGACCGGCGCCGACATCCTCGTGAACGTCGACGCGCGGCGCTCCGACCGGCCGGGGATATACAAGAGTTCGGTGCTGGTGGGACCGAGCGGACCGACCGGCGCCCGCTACGACAAGATGCGTCTCGTCCCCTTCGGTGAGTACGTACCGGCGCGCGCCCTCCTCGGCTGGGCGACCTCGGTCGGCAAAGCCGCGGGCGAGGACCGCAGGCGCGGCACCGGACAGGTGGTGATGGACGCCGGGCACGGACTGCGTGTCGGGCCCATGATCTGCTTCGAGACCGCGTTTCCCGACATGAGCCGGCATCTCGCCCAGGACGGTGCGGAAGTCCTCCTCGCCCAGTCCTCCACCTCGTCGTTCCAGCACAGCTGGGCGCCCGCGCAGCACGCCTCGCTGGCCGCGCTGCGGGCCGCCGAGACCGGCCGCCCGATGGTGCACGCCACCCTCACCGGTGTCTCCGCCGTCTACGGGCCCGGCGGCGAGCGGCTCGGCTCCTGGATCGGCACGGGCGCGAGCGAGACGGCCGTGTACGAGGTCCCCCTCGCGCGCGGGGTCACCCCGTACGTCCGGTACGGCGACTGGCCGGTGCACGGGGCGCTGCTGGTC
- a CDS encoding nuclear transport factor 2 family protein, giving the protein MTQRVELATVMDRFAVDGLVTDYAVVVDDGDWDAYRGLFAPGGRADYRSAGGIEGDADQVAGWLARSMELFPMRQHLIVNRRVRFGVLDQDSGDTARVQADYINPMRFAGPEGGPTAPDFVCGGRYVFGLVRTHLGWRLREVVVQEKWRRMPQPRQKPSAT; this is encoded by the coding sequence ATGACGCAGCGTGTGGAGCTCGCGACCGTGATGGACCGGTTCGCCGTGGACGGACTCGTCACCGACTACGCGGTGGTGGTCGACGACGGCGACTGGGACGCCTACCGGGGGCTGTTCGCGCCGGGCGGCCGCGCGGACTACCGCTCCGCAGGCGGCATCGAGGGGGACGCCGACCAGGTCGCGGGATGGCTGGCGCGGAGCATGGAGCTGTTCCCCATGCGCCAGCACCTGATCGTCAACCGGCGGGTGCGGTTCGGAGTACTGGACCAGGACAGCGGCGACACGGCCCGGGTCCAGGCCGACTACATCAACCCGATGCGCTTCGCCGGACCCGAAGGGGGGCCCACCGCACCGGACTTCGTGTGCGGCGGCCGGTACGTCTTCGGACTGGTCCGCACGCATCTCGGCTGGCGTCTGCGCGAGGTGGTCGTCCAGGAGAAGTGGCGCCGCATGCCGCAGCCGCGTCAGAAACCTTCCGCCACCTGA
- a CDS encoding glyceraldehyde-3-phosphate dehydrogenase, protein MTVNDDSFTNWKTREEIAESMIPIIGKLHRERDVTVLLHSRSLVNKSVVSLLKTHRFARQIEGAELSVTETLPFLQALTTLDLGPSQIDLGMLAALYRSDDLGLSVPEFTARAVAGATGADRVERREPRDVVLYGFGRIGRLVARLLIEKAGSGNGLRLRAVVVRRGGDQDIVKRASLLRRDSIHGQFQGTITVDEANSTIIANGNEIKVIYAGDPSEVDYTAYGIKDAILIDNTGKWRDREGLSKHLRPGIDKVVLTAPGKGDVPNIVHGVNHDTVKPDEQILSCASCTTNAIVPPLKAMADEYGVLRGHVETVHSFTNDQNLLDNYHSSDRRGRSAPLNMVITETGAASAVAKALPDLKAPLTGSSIRVPVPDVSIAILSLRLGRETTREEVLDHLREVSLTSPLKRQIDFTTAPDAVSSDFIGSRHASIVDAGATKVDGDNAILYLWYDNEFGYSCQVIRVVQHVSGVEYPTFPVPAV, encoded by the coding sequence GTGACTGTCAACGACGACTCGTTCACCAACTGGAAGACCCGCGAGGAGATCGCGGAGTCGATGATCCCGATCATCGGGAAGCTGCACCGGGAGCGGGACGTCACGGTCCTCCTCCACAGCCGCTCCCTGGTGAACAAGTCGGTGGTCAGCCTTCTCAAGACCCACCGCTTCGCCCGGCAGATCGAGGGCGCGGAGCTCTCCGTCACCGAGACGCTGCCGTTCCTCCAGGCGCTCACCACGCTCGACCTCGGCCCCTCCCAGATCGACCTCGGCATGCTCGCCGCCCTGTACCGGAGCGACGATCTCGGACTCTCCGTACCGGAGTTCACCGCCAGGGCCGTCGCCGGCGCCACCGGCGCGGACCGGGTCGAGCGCCGCGAGCCGCGCGATGTCGTCCTCTACGGCTTCGGCCGCATCGGCCGGCTCGTCGCCCGCCTGCTGATCGAGAAGGCCGGCTCCGGCAACGGGCTGCGGCTGCGCGCCGTCGTCGTCCGCCGGGGCGGGGACCAGGACATCGTCAAGCGGGCCTCGCTGCTGCGCCGCGACTCCATCCACGGTCAGTTCCAGGGCACGATCACCGTCGACGAGGCGAACAGCACGATCATCGCCAACGGCAACGAGATCAAGGTGATCTACGCCGGGGACCCGAGCGAGGTCGACTACACGGCGTACGGCATCAAGGACGCCATCCTCATCGACAACACCGGCAAGTGGCGTGACCGCGAAGGCCTGTCCAAGCACCTGCGTCCCGGGATCGACAAGGTGGTCCTCACCGCGCCCGGCAAGGGCGACGTCCCCAACATCGTGCACGGCGTCAACCACGACACCGTGAAGCCGGACGAGCAGATCCTGTCCTGCGCCTCCTGCACCACCAACGCGATCGTCCCGCCGCTGAAGGCGATGGCCGACGAGTACGGCGTCCTGCGCGGTCACGTGGAGACCGTCCACTCGTTCACCAACGACCAGAACCTGCTGGACAATTACCACAGCTCCGACCGCCGGGGCCGCTCCGCGCCGCTCAACATGGTCATCACCGAGACGGGTGCCGCGTCCGCCGTCGCCAAGGCGCTGCCCGACCTCAAGGCCCCGCTCACGGGCAGTTCGATCCGGGTCCCGGTGCCGGATGTCTCGATCGCCATCCTCAGCCTGCGGCTGGGGCGCGAGACCACCCGCGAGGAGGTCCTCGACCACCTCCGCGAGGTGTCGCTGACCTCGCCCCTGAAGCGTCAGATCGACTTCACCACCGCGCCCGACGCGGTGTCGAGCGACTTCATCGGCTCGCGCCACGCCTCGATCGTCGACGCCGGCGCCACCAAGGTCGACGGCGACAACGCGATCCTCTACCTCTGGTACGACAACGAGTTCGGCTACTCCTGCCAGGTCATCCGGGTCGTCCAGCACGTCTCCGGGGTCGAGTACCCGACGTTCCCGGTACCCGCCGTCTGA
- a CDS encoding SDR family NAD(P)-dependent oxidoreductase → MTRPVTVVTGGSRGIGAAICARLAADGHDVVVGYVRDGTAAESTATAVRAAGSRCVTVRVDTSDADDVERLFDTAERLGPVGGLVNNAGVTGPLGRLADSDPADLRRVVDVNLLGTLLCSRRAARSMASRGSGVIVNVSSAAATLGSPGEFVHYAATKAAVDALTLGLAKELGPDGIRVNAVAPGMIDTEMHAAMGDPGRAERSAASIPLRRVGRAEEVAAAVAWLMSPDASYATGAVLRVSGGR, encoded by the coding sequence ATGACACGTCCGGTCACTGTGGTCACGGGTGGGAGCCGGGGGATCGGCGCCGCGATCTGTGCCCGCCTCGCGGCAGACGGACACGACGTGGTCGTCGGGTACGTGCGGGACGGCACGGCGGCGGAGTCGACCGCGACGGCCGTCCGCGCGGCGGGATCGCGCTGTGTCACGGTGCGGGTGGACACCTCCGACGCGGACGACGTGGAGCGGCTCTTCGACACCGCGGAGCGGCTCGGGCCCGTCGGCGGGCTGGTGAACAACGCCGGTGTGACCGGTCCGCTGGGGCGGCTCGCGGACAGCGACCCCGCCGACCTGCGGCGCGTGGTGGACGTCAACCTGCTGGGCACACTGCTGTGTTCACGGCGGGCCGCCCGGTCGATGGCGTCCCGGGGGAGCGGCGTCATCGTGAACGTGTCCTCGGCCGCGGCCACCCTCGGCAGCCCCGGCGAGTTCGTGCACTACGCGGCCACGAAGGCCGCCGTGGACGCCCTGACTCTGGGGCTCGCCAAGGAACTCGGCCCGGACGGCATCCGGGTCAACGCGGTCGCGCCCGGCATGATCGACACCGAGATGCACGCGGCCATGGGCGACCCGGGCCGCGCGGAGCGCTCCGCGGCCTCGATTCCGCTGCGCCGGGTCGGCCGGGCGGAGGAAGTGGCCGCCGCCGTCGCGTGGTTGATGTCGCCGGACGCCTCGTACGCCACGGGCGCGGTGCTGCGGGTGTCCGGAGGCCGGTGA
- a CDS encoding DUF3761 domain-containing protein, producing the protein MLPAVGLAFFIGVGIGGSGSGSGQDSDTTKAAAAKVRPAATVTETATATATATETATPKPAPTVTATKTVKVKVTVTARAASGSGSGSGSSGGSSGSGGAGNGATARCNDGTYSYAAHHQGACSHHGGVAVFYK; encoded by the coding sequence ATGCTGCCCGCCGTCGGCCTCGCCTTCTTCATCGGCGTCGGTATCGGCGGGAGCGGGAGCGGGAGCGGCCAGGACAGCGACACCACGAAGGCCGCGGCCGCCAAGGTCCGGCCGGCCGCCACCGTCACCGAGACCGCGACCGCCACGGCCACCGCGACGGAGACCGCGACACCGAAGCCGGCACCTACGGTGACCGCCACGAAGACGGTCAAGGTGAAGGTGACCGTCACCGCGCGAGCCGCCTCCGGCAGCGGCTCCGGCAGCGGTTCGTCCGGCGGATCGTCCGGCAGCGGCGGCGCGGGCAACGGCGCCACCGCCCGCTGCAACGACGGCACCTATTCCTACGCCGCGCACCATCAGGGCGCCTGCTCGCACCACGGCGGAGTGGCCGTCTTCTACAAGTAG
- a CDS encoding undecaprenyl-diphosphate phosphatase: MSWFESLILGLVQGLTEFLPVSSSAHLRLTAAFSGWHDPGAAFTAITQLGTEAAVLIYFRKDVGRILVAWFRSLTSKAMRQDHDAQMGWLVIVGSIPIGVLGVTLKDQIEGPFRDLRVTATMLIVMGVVIGVADRLAARDESGGKHRAPKQRKTIESLNTKDGLLFGLCQAMALVPGVSRSGATISGGLFMGYTREAAARYSFLLAMPAVLASGTFEVKDATEGGHVSWGPTIFATVIAFAVGYAVIAWFMKFISHKSFMPFVWYRIALGAVIIALVGADVLSPHAAESAG, translated from the coding sequence ATGTCTTGGTTTGAATCCCTCATCCTCGGACTCGTCCAGGGGCTGACCGAGTTCCTCCCCGTCTCCTCCAGCGCGCATCTGCGCCTGACCGCGGCGTTCTCCGGCTGGCACGACCCCGGAGCGGCCTTCACCGCGATCACACAGCTCGGCACGGAGGCCGCGGTGCTGATCTACTTCCGCAAGGACGTGGGCCGGATCCTCGTGGCGTGGTTCCGCTCGCTCACGAGCAAGGCGATGCGCCAGGACCACGACGCGCAGATGGGCTGGCTCGTCATCGTCGGCTCGATACCGATCGGCGTGCTCGGGGTGACGCTCAAGGACCAGATCGAGGGTCCGTTCCGCGATCTGCGGGTCACCGCGACGATGCTGATCGTGATGGGCGTGGTCATCGGCGTCGCGGACCGGCTGGCGGCGCGCGACGAGTCGGGCGGCAAGCACCGGGCCCCCAAGCAGCGCAAGACCATCGAGAGCCTCAACACCAAGGACGGCCTGCTCTTCGGCCTCTGCCAGGCGATGGCCCTGGTCCCCGGCGTCTCACGGTCCGGCGCGACCATCAGCGGCGGCCTCTTCATGGGCTACACCCGTGAGGCGGCGGCCCGTTACTCCTTCCTCCTCGCCATGCCGGCCGTGCTCGCCTCGGGAACCTTCGAGGTCAAGGACGCCACCGAGGGCGGTCACGTCTCCTGGGGGCCGACCATCTTCGCGACGGTCATCGCCTTCGCCGTCGGGTACGCCGTGATCGCGTGGTTCATGAAGTTCATCTCCCACAAGAGCTTCATGCCGTTCGTCTGGTACCGGATCGCACTCGGCGCCGTCATCATCGCCCTGGTCGGCGCGGACGTACTCAGCCCGCACGCGGCCGAGTCGGCGGGCTGA
- a CDS encoding winged helix-turn-helix transcriptional regulator yields MKDARPCSIAETLALVGEKYSLLVMREVSLGVTRFDQLARNIGAPRDVLTARLKRLVDVGVLEKVEYSDRPKRYEYRATRAGAELQPVLLTLMEWGDRHLQEDGFRPMVMEHVCGHELVPQVVCGECGQRIEHGDLTAHPQSPGWTVTGPAAVRT; encoded by the coding sequence ATGAAGGACGCCCGCCCCTGCTCGATCGCCGAGACCCTGGCCCTGGTCGGCGAGAAGTACTCCCTGCTGGTCATGCGGGAGGTGTCGCTCGGCGTCACCCGCTTCGACCAGCTCGCCCGCAACATCGGTGCCCCGCGCGATGTGCTCACCGCGCGCCTGAAGCGGCTCGTCGACGTCGGCGTGCTGGAGAAGGTCGAGTACAGCGACCGCCCGAAGCGCTACGAGTACCGGGCCACACGGGCCGGAGCGGAGCTGCAGCCGGTGCTCCTGACCCTGATGGAGTGGGGCGACCGCCATCTCCAGGAGGACGGTTTCCGTCCGATGGTGATGGAGCACGTGTGCGGCCACGAACTGGTCCCGCAGGTGGTCTGCGGGGAGTGCGGCCAGAGGATCGAGCACGGCGACCTGACGGCCCACCCGCAGTCCCCGGGCTGGACGGTGACGGGTCCCGCGGCGGTCCGCACCTGA
- a CDS encoding thiolase family protein has protein sequence MRDAVIVEAVRTPVGKGKPNGSLAQVHPVELLAHTLRTLVERSGVDPALIDDVIGGTVTQVGEQAANLTRYAVLSAGFPESVPATTVDRQCGSSQQAVHFAAQGVLSGAYDIVVACGVESMSRVPMGSNVGDAGNPFGPGIVERYPEGLVPQGISAELITAKWGLSREQLDTYAVGSHQKAAAAWENGLFDAEVAPLHGVTRDESVRPGSTTETLAGLKPAYYHPVFAERFPQIDWSVTAGNASPINDGASAVLIMAGETAARLGLRPLARLHSFAVTGSDPLLMLTGVVPATEKVLRRAGLSLGDIDLFEVNEAFASVVLAWQQETGADLSRVNVHGGAIALGHPLGASGTRLTTTLVHALRARGARYGLQTMCEAGGLANAMVLEAM, from the coding sequence ATGCGTGACGCCGTGATCGTCGAAGCCGTTCGTACGCCCGTGGGCAAGGGCAAGCCGAACGGCTCTCTCGCCCAGGTCCACCCGGTGGAGCTCCTCGCCCACACCCTCCGCACCCTCGTCGAGCGCTCCGGGGTCGACCCGGCGCTGATCGACGACGTCATCGGCGGCACCGTCACCCAGGTCGGGGAGCAGGCCGCGAACCTCACCCGGTACGCGGTGCTCTCGGCCGGCTTCCCGGAGTCGGTGCCCGCCACCACCGTGGACCGCCAGTGCGGCTCCTCCCAGCAGGCCGTGCACTTCGCCGCACAGGGAGTCCTGTCGGGGGCGTACGACATCGTGGTGGCCTGCGGGGTGGAGTCCATGAGCCGGGTGCCGATGGGGTCGAACGTCGGCGACGCCGGAAACCCCTTCGGCCCCGGGATCGTCGAGCGCTACCCCGAGGGTCTGGTGCCGCAGGGCATCAGCGCCGAACTGATCACCGCGAAGTGGGGGCTGTCGCGCGAGCAGCTGGACACGTACGCGGTGGGTTCTCACCAGAAGGCCGCCGCGGCCTGGGAGAACGGCCTCTTCGACGCCGAGGTCGCCCCCCTGCACGGTGTGACCCGTGACGAGAGCGTCCGCCCCGGCAGCACCACGGAGACGCTCGCCGGGCTCAAGCCCGCCTACTACCACCCGGTGTTCGCCGAGCGCTTCCCGCAGATCGACTGGTCCGTCACGGCGGGCAACGCGAGCCCGATCAACGACGGCGCGTCGGCCGTGCTCATCATGGCCGGCGAGACCGCGGCCCGTCTCGGGCTGCGCCCGCTGGCGCGCCTCCACAGCTTCGCCGTCACCGGATCCGACCCCCTGCTGATGCTCACGGGTGTCGTCCCGGCCACCGAGAAGGTGCTCCGCAGGGCGGGGCTCTCCCTCGGCGACATCGACCTCTTCGAGGTCAACGAGGCCTTCGCGAGCGTCGTCCTGGCCTGGCAGCAGGAGACGGGTGCCGATCTCTCCCGGGTCAACGTGCACGGCGGGGCGATCGCGCTCGGTCACCCGCTCGGCGCGAGCGGGACCCGGCTGACGACCACCCTCGTGCACGCCCTGCGCGCCCGCGGCGCCCGTTACGGACTGCAGACGATGTGTGAGGCGGGCGGGCTCGCCAACGCGATGGTGCTTGAGGCGATGTAG
- a CDS encoding TVP38/TMEM64 family protein: protein MLDATTRSGGTATAVPAAPATELSLAAEFAVSTPTGLTARCTRVLLSPWSRLSLLLVLLAASAASVLLFEPQRLLSDGWPPQLSGAAAAVVFGVAYGLCTVAFVPRPLLNLAAGALFGSGLGLGTALAGTVLGAGIAFGLGRILGQDALRPLLRARWLKAADGQLSRHGFRTMMMARLFPGVPFWAANYCAAVSRMGWLPFLLATALGSVPNTAAYAVAGARASAPTSPAFLIAMGFIALPALAGAVVAWRKRHHLRAH from the coding sequence ATGCTCGATGCCACCACCCGCTCTGGGGGCACCGCCACGGCCGTCCCCGCGGCCCCCGCCACGGAGCTCTCGCTCGCCGCCGAGTTCGCCGTCTCCACGCCGACGGGCCTCACCGCCCGCTGCACGAGAGTTCTGCTCTCCCCCTGGTCCCGGCTCTCCCTGCTGCTGGTGCTGCTCGCGGCCTCCGCGGCGAGCGTGCTGCTCTTCGAACCGCAGCGGCTGCTCTCCGACGGCTGGCCACCCCAGCTCAGCGGGGCCGCGGCCGCCGTGGTCTTCGGGGTGGCGTACGGGCTGTGCACGGTGGCCTTCGTACCCCGGCCGCTGCTCAACCTCGCCGCCGGCGCCCTGTTCGGCTCCGGACTCGGCCTCGGCACGGCGCTCGCGGGTACGGTGCTCGGCGCCGGGATCGCCTTCGGGCTGGGCCGGATCCTCGGACAGGACGCGCTGCGCCCGCTGCTGCGCGCCCGCTGGTTGAAGGCGGCCGACGGACAGCTCAGCCGGCACGGCTTCCGCACGATGATGATGGCCCGGCTGTTCCCCGGAGTGCCGTTCTGGGCGGCGAACTACTGCGCCGCCGTCTCCCGCATGGGCTGGCTGCCGTTCCTGCTGGCCACGGCGTTGGGGTCGGTTCCGAACACCGCCGCGTACGCCGTCGCGGGCGCCCGGGCGTCGGCCCCGACCTCGCCCGCCTTCCTGATCGCGATGGGCTTCATCGCGCTGCCCGCGCTGGCCGGCGCCGTGGTGGCCTGGCGCAAACGCCACCACCTCCGCGCACACTGA
- the tuf gene encoding elongation factor Tu — protein sequence MPKTAYVRTKPHLNIGTMGHVDHGKTTLTAAITKVLAGRGSGTFVPFDRIDRAPEEAARGITINIAHVEYETDTRHYAHVDMPGHADYVKNMVTGAAQLDGAILVVSALDGIMPQTAEHVLLARQVGVDHIVVALNKADAGDEELTDLVELEVRELLSAHGYGGESVPVVRVSGLRALEGDPRWTAAIDALLDAVDTYVPMPERYVDAPFLLPVENVLTITGRGTVVTGAVERGTVRVGDRVEVLGAAVDTVVTGLETFGKPMAEAQAGDNVALLLRGVARDAVRRGHVVAAPGSVVPSRRFTARVYVLSSGEGGRTTPVATGYRPQFYIRTADVVGDVDLGERAIARPGDTVTMAVELGREVPLEPGLSFAIREGGRTVGAGTVTSVG from the coding sequence ATGCCCAAGACGGCTTACGTGCGGACCAAGCCGCACCTGAACATCGGCACCATGGGTCACGTCGACCACGGCAAGACCACCCTGACCGCCGCCATCACCAAGGTCCTCGCCGGGCGCGGTTCCGGCACCTTCGTCCCGTTCGACCGCATCGACCGGGCGCCGGAGGAGGCCGCGCGCGGCATCACCATCAACATCGCGCACGTCGAGTACGAGACCGACACGCGGCACTACGCGCACGTGGACATGCCCGGCCACGCCGACTACGTCAAGAACATGGTCACGGGCGCGGCGCAGCTGGACGGGGCGATCCTCGTCGTGTCCGCGCTCGACGGGATCATGCCGCAGACCGCCGAGCACGTGCTGCTCGCGCGACAGGTGGGTGTCGACCACATCGTCGTCGCCCTCAACAAGGCCGACGCGGGGGACGAGGAGCTCACCGACCTCGTGGAGCTGGAGGTCCGCGAGCTGCTCTCCGCGCACGGCTACGGAGGCGAGTCGGTCCCCGTCGTGCGGGTGTCCGGTCTCAGGGCGCTGGAGGGCGACCCCCGCTGGACGGCGGCGATCGACGCGCTGCTCGACGCGGTGGACACGTACGTGCCGATGCCCGAGCGGTACGTCGACGCGCCGTTCCTGCTGCCGGTCGAGAACGTGCTCACCATCACCGGGCGCGGGACCGTCGTCACGGGCGCCGTGGAGCGCGGCACGGTCCGGGTCGGCGACCGGGTCGAGGTGCTGGGCGCCGCCGTCGACACGGTGGTCACGGGTCTGGAGACCTTCGGCAAGCCCATGGCGGAGGCGCAGGCCGGTGACAACGTGGCGTTGCTGCTGCGCGGGGTCGCCCGGGACGCCGTACGGCGCGGGCACGTCGTCGCCGCGCCGGGCAGCGTCGTCCCCAGCCGTCGCTTCACGGCGCGGGTGTACGTCCTGTCCTCGGGCGAGGGCGGCCGCACGACGCCGGTCGCCACCGGGTACCGGCCGCAGTTCTACATCCGCACCGCGGACGTGGTCGGTGACGTCGACCTCGGTGAGCGGGCGATCGCCCGGCCCGGCGACACCGTCACGATGGCGGTCGAGCTGGGACGCGAGGTACCGCTGGAGCCCGGCCTGAGTTTCGCGATCCGTGAGGGCGGCCGGACGGTCGGCGCGGGGACGGTGACCTCGGTCGGCTGA
- a CDS encoding spermidine synthase, whose amino-acid sequence MDEPIPVMRAVDHGTAKLMPDVDRKRAWLLTVDGAPQSYVDLDDPTHLEFEYARRLGHVLDTVVAPGREPDVLHLGGGALTMPRYLAATRPGARQDVIEADRGLLALIGEHLPVADGAGITVHGADAREWLESAAPASADIVIADVFGGSRVPAHLTSTAYAYAAGRVLRTGGVYLANLADAAPFTFLRSQLATFSTVFEELAVIAEPGVLRGRRFGNAVLVASHHPLDTAALARRTAADAFPARVEHGPALRRFIGAAAPVRDEDAVPSPEPPGGAFGIG is encoded by the coding sequence GTGGACGAGCCGATACCCGTGATGCGGGCCGTGGATCACGGGACCGCCAAGCTGATGCCGGACGTCGACCGGAAGCGGGCCTGGCTGTTGACGGTCGACGGGGCACCCCAGTCGTACGTGGACCTGGACGACCCCACGCACCTGGAGTTCGAGTACGCGCGACGGCTCGGGCACGTACTGGACACCGTCGTCGCGCCGGGGCGGGAACCGGACGTGCTGCACCTCGGCGGGGGAGCGCTGACCATGCCCCGCTATCTGGCCGCGACCCGGCCGGGCGCACGCCAGGACGTGATCGAGGCGGACCGGGGTCTGCTGGCCCTGATCGGCGAGCACCTGCCCGTGGCCGACGGCGCCGGGATCACCGTGCACGGCGCGGACGCCCGCGAGTGGCTCGAATCCGCCGCGCCCGCCTCCGCCGACATCGTGATCGCGGACGTCTTCGGCGGCTCGCGGGTCCCCGCCCATCTGACGTCCACGGCGTACGCTTACGCCGCCGGACGCGTCCTGCGCACCGGCGGCGTCTACCTGGCGAACCTCGCCGACGCGGCCCCCTTCACCTTTCTGCGCTCCCAACTCGCCACGTTCTCAACGGTGTTCGAGGAGCTGGCGGTGATCGCCGAACCGGGCGTGCTGCGCGGCCGGCGGTTCGGGAACGCGGTACTGGTCGCCTCCCACCACCCGCTCGACACGGCCGCCCTGGCCCGTCGTACGGCCGCGGACGCGTTCCCGGCGCGGGTGGAACACGGCCCCGCGCTGCGCAGGTTCATCGGAGCCGCCGCACCCGTCCGCGACGAGGACGCCGTCCCCTCACCCGAGCCGCCCGGCGGAGCCTTCGGCATCGGCTGA